The window CGTAGAGGGAGTCGGCGGGCTCGCCCTCGCGGCTCACCGCCTCCTCCGGCTTCACGCGGCGCCACGCCATCAGCCGCACCAGGTCCACGAAGGCATCCCGGTCCAGCTCCGCGAACAGCGGCAACGGCGGACGGCTGTTGGGGTCCGCGGCGCCGCCCGGGTCCGTCGCGGCCAGCACTTCGATGGCGCGGCTGGACAATTCCTCGCCCTGCAGCCCCATCAGGTCCGTCTCCACCTTGCCGTCGTAGAGGGTTTCGGGCGGCAGCGGCGGAGGCACCACCGCGCGGCCCGGCGCGTTGCGCACCGCGCGCGAGTGCACTCGAAACAGCGTCTCCTTCAAGCGCCGCTCGTTGGGCGCCAGGTCCAGCGCCAGCTTGCACGCGGCCATGGCGGACAACAGGTAGTCCCGGCGCAGCAAGCCCTCCGCGCAGGCGTGGTAGGCGGTGACGGCGCGCTCACGCTCGCCCAGTTCCGCCAGGCAGCGCGCGGCCAGCATCCGCGAGCGGTGGTCCGCGGGGACGCGGCGAACCGCCTCGGCGAACACGGCCAGGGCTCGCTCGAACTGGCGCTCCTCGATGAGGTCCATCCCGAGCTCACGCAGCGACGACTCGTTCATCCCTTTTCTCCCCGGCAAATCATGGTCGGCCCGCCGCCACTCACGGCTGGAGCTCGCTCAGATACATCTCCGCCTTGCGCTTGACGTCGGAGCCTTCCGAGGCCGTCTCGATGACGACCTTGAACATCTCCGCCGCGGCCTTCGGATCCCTGTCCCGCTGGATGTAGGCCCGGAGGAAGAGCTCCTCCGCCTTCTTCTGCAGGTTCTCCAGTCCTTCACGCGCCCGCCCGTCACCCGGGTTGAGCCGCAGCGCCTCGCGGAAGTGCGAGCCGGCCGCGCCCAGGTCGCCCTTCTTCAGCGCGCTCTGCCCCGCCGCCAGCGATGACGACGCGAGCTGTTCGTCGATGGTGTTCCCCAACGAGCCCCGGAAGCCAATCTGGCGGTACAGCTCCGCCGCGCGCCGCAGGGGCTTCGCCGCCGCCTCCAGCGAGTTCGAATCCAGCTTTTTCTGCCCGTCCTCCAGCGCGCGCCGGAACTGGGGAATCAGACGCTTGAGGGCCAGGGCCCGGTCCTTCACGTCCTTGTCCGCCCGGTACTTGTCCATCACCCGGTCGCACTCCAGGACGGCGCGCTGGTAGTCCCCCCCGTTGAAGCGGCGCTCCACGTCGGTGAAGGCCTCGGCGATGAACTCCTTGCGCTTCTCCTTGGCCACCTCCGCCGCGCGGGCGTTGGCGTTGCGGGTGCGGCGCGACGCATCCTGGGCCTCCTTCGCCAGCTCGGCCTCCAGGTCCGTCAGCTTCACCTCGTAGGCCGGCCGGTTCAACGGCGGCAACTGCGCGATGAGCGGGCGAATCGTCTCCGGGTCGCGCGAGGCGAAGGACTCCTCCACCTGCTGGAGCCGCCAGGCGATGTCCTTCTCCTCCAGCTCCGTCGCCAGCTTGCGGCGGATGTCATCCGTCTTCGCCGTGCCCTGCGGCGTCGCCTCCAGCTTCGCGCGCGCCTCGTCGAACTGCTTCTCCTCGATGAGGGTGCGGACGGCATCCAGCGCGGTCATCACCTCCAACTGCGTGCGCGCGCCCCGGGCCAGGTTGTCCGCGTCGATGCCCGGCACCAGCTTCTCCGCCTCGCCGACGAGGCGGACGGCGTTGGCGAAGTCATCCGCGCGCACGGACTCGCGCGCCTGCTGCATCAACACCTTCGCCTTCTCCACCTTCGGGTCCGGCGGAGGCGGAGGCGGAGGTCCGGACGGAATCAGCATCAGCCCGATGACCAGCACCACCACCAACGCGCCACCGCCGCCGATGAGCGCCTTCTGCTTGCCCGTCAGTCCACCGCTGTTCGAACGCGTCGGCGTGCTGCGGATGGGCGGACGGGGCCGGGGTACGGCCACCGCGCCCTTGCTGCCGGAGTTCTCCTTGAGCGAGTCAGGCAGCTTGTAGTTGGCGTTGGTGGCCTCGTTGAAGCGCGGGTCGTTCGGATCCACCTCGCTGCCACGCGCGGCGGCCTGGTTCTTCCGCTTCTCCTCCGCCTCGCGGGCGGCCGCCTCGCGCTCGCGCTTCTCCGCAGCCTCGCGGACCTCCGCCTGGGCGCGCAGCTCCTTGATCTGCTCCGATTCGTCCACGAAGCGCAGGCGCGTCTTGCCCATGGAGATTTCGTCTCCATGCTTCAGCAGACACTCGTCCACGCGCTGGTCATTGACCTGGGTGCCACTGACGCTGCCCAGATCCCGCATCACCACGCCGGCCTGGCCGTACACCAACTCCAGGTGTCGGCGGGACACGGACTGGTCCTCCAGCACGAAGTCGCAGTCCTTGTTGCGGCCCACCACCATCCGCACGCTCTGGAAGCGCTTCTTGCGGCCCTTGTCCGGGCCGTCCAGCACATGCATCTGCACTGGCGGTCCGGCGCGCGTGGCGTCCGCGTTGTCGTCTTCGTCCTCGTCGCGGGAGCGCCGCTCCTCCTCCACGGACTCGATGGAGGCCACGCGCGTCTCACCCGTGCGGGAGCGGCCCGGTGACTCCTCACCATAGAGGTCCGGGTTGGGCGGCCCATCGTCTGGGTAGCCGTCCTCGCCGGATGCGGGAGCGGCGAAGTCCTCGTCCTCGGACGCAGGACGGCGCCGGGAGGGGGACTTCATGGAGTCTGGGTCCTCACCCGCAGAACCACCGGAACGGCCGGCGCCAGCACGGGAAGAGGGAGGAGGACGAGGAGGCATGGGGTGGGTTCCAGTCTCGAAGCGCCGGACATCTTAGAGCGCCGTCTCCATGGTGGGAATGCGGACAGGCCGCGGATCAGGGAAAGAACGGGGGCCCTTGAGCGTTGCTCCTGGCGGCGCCCCCTCCTATGTAGGCTGTCACATACCCCATCGTCTTCACTGCGGGAGTCCCGAAATATGCCCCGAGCGTCTGCGCCCTCGAAGCGCGCCCTCTCATTGAAGCTCGCCCCACCGGTGGCCCGGCGGCCCACGCCCGTCGCCCTGCTGCCCCAGCCGCTGGTCGAGCGCCTGCTCGCCGTGGCCATGGAGCGGGGGGGCGACTTCGCGGAGGTGTACGTCGAGCGCACGCTCACCACGGCGGTGCGGCTGGAAGAATCCCGCATCAAGAGCGCGCAGACGGGCCTGGTCCAGGGCGTGGGTGTGCGCGTCATCTCCGGCGGCAAGGTGGGCTACGCCTTCTCCGACGACTGGGATGAGTCCGCGCTGCTGCGCGCGGCCTCCACGGCGGCCATGATTGCCCAGGGCGGCGGCGCCGAGCGCAGCTTCCCCGTGCGCCGCGCCGCGGTCCCCAGCCACTACCACGTCAGCCCCCCGCTGATGGACGTGGAGGTGTCGCTGAAGACGGGACTGCTCATGCGCGCCGACAAGGCCGCCCGCGCCTTCGACGCGCGGGTGAAGCAGGTCAACGGCGGCTACGTGGACCAGACCCGGCGCATCGCCGTGGCCAACACCCACGGGCGCTACACCGAGGACACCCAGGACCTGTGCCGGATTTCGGTGATGGTGGTGGCCCAGGGCACGGGCGGCGAGCGGCGCACCGGCATGTACGGCGGCGGCGGACGCGTGCCCTTCAGCCACTGGGACACCTTCTCCCCGGAGGACGTGGCCCGGGAAGCGGCGCGTCAGGCGGTGGCCACGCTGGGCGCGGTGGACTGCGTGGCCGGCCCGCAGACGGTGGTGCTGGCGCCGGGCTGGAGCGGCATCCTCCTGCACGAGGCGGTGGGCCACGGCCTGGAGGCGGACTTCATCCGCAAGGGCACCTCGCTGTTCGCTGGGAAGCTGGGTGAGAAGGTGGCGTCCGACCTGGTCACCATCATCGACGACGGCACCGTGTCCAGCGGGCGCGGCTCCATCAACATCGACGATGAGGGCAACCCCGGCGAGCGCAAGGTCCTCATCGAGAACGGCGTCCTCAAGGGCTACCTCTACGACAGCCTGAACGCACAGCTCATGGGCCAGCGCAGCACCGGCAGCGGGCGGCGCGAGTCCTTCAAGCACCTGCCCATGCCCCGCATGACAAATACCTTCCTGGCCCCGGGCGACCACGCCCCCGAGGACATCCTCAAGGAGGTGAAGCGCGGCCTGTACTGCGCCACCTTCGGCGGTGGGCAGGTGGACATCACCAACGGCAACTTCGTCTTCGAGGTCAGCGAGGCCTATCAAATCGAGGACGGCAAGCTGGGCCGTCCCGTGAAGAACGCGACGCTCATCGGCGTGGGGCCGGAGGCGCTGAAGAACGTGTCACGAGTGGGCTGCGACCCCATGCCGGACCCAGGCATGGGCATCTGCGGGAAGAATGGCCAGTCCATGCCCGTGGGCGTGGGGCTGCCCACCGTGCGCATCGACAACATCACCGTTGGCGGAACCAAGGTCGCCTGAGAGAGAGCACCAACCATGGACTACCAGCAGCTCGCGAAGAGAATCGTCCAGCGCGCCAAGCGCAAGGGTGCTCGCCAGGCGGAGGCCTTCCTGGAGGTGGGCCGCCAGAGCAGCGTGCGCGTGCACCAGGGGCAGATTGAAGACCTCACCCAGTCCACCAGCAAGGGCGTGGGCGTGCGCGTGGTGCTCAAGGACCGTCTGGGCTTCGCCTATACGTCCGACTTCGAGCCCTCCGCCGTGGACCACATCGTGGACCAGGCACTGAAGCTGGCCGAGTTCTCCGCCCCCAGCAAGCTCAACGGCCTGCCCTCCGGCAAGGATTTGGGCCGCTTCGGGGACACCGGCCTGCTCTTCGACACGAAGGTGGCCGAGCTTCCCGGAGACTGGAAGATCAAGACGGCGCTGGAGGTGGAGAAGGCGGCCCGGGCGGAGGACTCGCGCATCATCGCCTTCAACGGCGTGGGCGCCGGGGACTACGTGTCCGAGGTGTACATGGCCTCCACCGAGGGCGTGACGGGCGCGTACTCCGGCACCTACGTGTACCTGTACGCCGCGCCGGTGGCCTCCGACGGCAACGGGCTCCAGACGGGTTACTGGATGGACTACCGCCGCTTCCTGGATGACCTGGACGGGCCGGAGTCCATCGGCCGGGAGGCCACGCGCCGCGCGGTGCGGATGCTGG is drawn from Myxococcus xanthus and contains these coding sequences:
- a CDS encoding TldD/PmbA family protein, yielding MPRASAPSKRALSLKLAPPVARRPTPVALLPQPLVERLLAVAMERGGDFAEVYVERTLTTAVRLEESRIKSAQTGLVQGVGVRVISGGKVGYAFSDDWDESALLRAASTAAMIAQGGGAERSFPVRRAAVPSHYHVSPPLMDVEVSLKTGLLMRADKAARAFDARVKQVNGGYVDQTRRIAVANTHGRYTEDTQDLCRISVMVVAQGTGGERRTGMYGGGGRVPFSHWDTFSPEDVAREAARQAVATLGAVDCVAGPQTVVLAPGWSGILLHEAVGHGLEADFIRKGTSLFAGKLGEKVASDLVTIIDDGTVSSGRGSINIDDEGNPGERKVLIENGVLKGYLYDSLNAQLMGQRSTGSGRRESFKHLPMPRMTNTFLAPGDHAPEDILKEVKRGLYCATFGGGQVDITNGNFVFEVSEAYQIEDGKLGRPVKNATLIGVGPEALKNVSRVGCDPMPDPGMGICGKNGQSMPVGVGLPTVRIDNITVGGTKVA
- a CDS encoding FHA domain-containing protein, with product MPPRPPPSSRAGAGRSGGSAGEDPDSMKSPSRRRPASEDEDFAAPASGEDGYPDDGPPNPDLYGEESPGRSRTGETRVASIESVEEERRSRDEDEDDNADATRAGPPVQMHVLDGPDKGRKKRFQSVRMVVGRNKDCDFVLEDQSVSRRHLELVYGQAGVVMRDLGSVSGTQVNDQRVDECLLKHGDEISMGKTRLRFVDESEQIKELRAQAEVREAAEKREREAAAREAEEKRKNQAAARGSEVDPNDPRFNEATNANYKLPDSLKENSGSKGAVAVPRPRPPIRSTPTRSNSGGLTGKQKALIGGGGALVVVLVIGLMLIPSGPPPPPPPDPKVEKAKVLMQQARESVRADDFANAVRLVGEAEKLVPGIDADNLARGARTQLEVMTALDAVRTLIEEKQFDEARAKLEATPQGTAKTDDIRRKLATELEEKDIAWRLQQVEESFASRDPETIRPLIAQLPPLNRPAYEVKLTDLEAELAKEAQDASRRTRNANARAAEVAKEKRKEFIAEAFTDVERRFNGGDYQRAVLECDRVMDKYRADKDVKDRALALKRLIPQFRRALEDGQKKLDSNSLEAAAKPLRRAAELYRQIGFRGSLGNTIDEQLASSSLAAGQSALKKGDLGAAGSHFREALRLNPGDGRAREGLENLQKKAEELFLRAYIQRDRDPKAAAEMFKVVIETASEGSDVKRKAEMYLSELQP